One genomic window of Deltaproteobacteria bacterium HGW-Deltaproteobacteria-6 includes the following:
- a CDS encoding cupin domain-containing protein has translation MPEKLAQIGDLTQAFVLKDMAVWQEHSVVSREIIRKPSGTITVFAFDKGEGLSEHTAPFDAVVHILEGEAEIRIEGKPYLVKAGEMIIMPAAKPHALHAVTKFKMLLIMIK, from the coding sequence ATGCCTGAAAAATTAGCACAAATTGGAGATCTGACCCAAGCTTTTGTACTCAAAGATATGGCTGTCTGGCAGGAGCATTCCGTTGTCAGCCGGGAAATTATCCGGAAACCGTCCGGGACGATAACGGTTTTTGCGTTCGACAAGGGTGAGGGATTGAGCGAACACACGGCGCCATTTGACGCGGTTGTGCATATCCTGGAAGGTGAAGCTGAAATTCGAATTGAAGGCAAACCCTATTTGGTCAAAGCAGGAGAAATGATCATTATGCCGGCTGCCAAGCCGCACGCGCTTCATGCCGTAACAAAATTTAAGATGTTATTGATCATGATCAAATAA
- a CDS encoding MBL fold hydrolase has protein sequence MKFEITPNVHWVGKIDWELRKFHGEEYSTHRGSSYNAYLVKDEKIALIDTVWRPFAKEFVDNLAKEMDLNKIDYVIANHAEMDHSGALPELMRRIPDKPVYCTANAVKSLRGHYHQNWNFQVVKTGDRLSLGGKELIFIEAPMLHWPDTMMEYLTGDAILFSNDAFGQHIASEHMFNDLVIPSELFEEATKYYANILTPFSPLVTKKINEVVALNLPLNAICPSHGVIWRVNPLQIAQKYLQWAADYRENQITIIYDTMWDGTRTLAENIAKGIKQEDDKVTVKLYNIARSDINDVVTEVFKSKAILLGSPTINKGILNAMAALLEMITGLKFKNKKAAAFGCYGWSGESVRLLSDHLVHAGFEVVGGGLKTMWQPGEEEQLQALAFGKDFAGKV, from the coding sequence ATGAAATTTGAAATCACGCCAAACGTTCACTGGGTCGGTAAGATTGACTGGGAACTTCGCAAATTTCATGGCGAGGAGTACTCCACGCATCGCGGTTCGTCTTACAACGCCTATCTGGTCAAAGATGAAAAGATCGCGCTGATTGACACCGTCTGGCGGCCCTTTGCGAAAGAATTTGTTGATAACCTGGCGAAGGAAATGGATCTGAACAAAATCGATTACGTGATTGCCAATCACGCAGAGATGGATCACTCAGGGGCGCTGCCGGAATTGATGCGCCGTATTCCCGATAAGCCGGTTTACTGCACGGCCAACGCCGTGAAGTCCCTCCGGGGACATTACCATCAGAACTGGAATTTTCAGGTGGTAAAAACCGGCGACAGACTAAGTCTGGGCGGGAAGGAACTGATCTTTATCGAAGCGCCCATGCTGCACTGGCCGGATACCATGATGGAGTATCTCACAGGCGACGCGATATTATTTTCCAATGACGCGTTTGGCCAGCATATTGCGAGCGAGCATATGTTCAATGATCTGGTCATACCGTCCGAACTTTTCGAAGAGGCGACAAAATATTACGCCAATATCCTCACACCGTTTTCACCGCTCGTGACGAAGAAGATCAATGAAGTGGTCGCATTGAATCTTCCGCTGAATGCCATCTGTCCAAGCCATGGCGTGATCTGGCGGGTTAATCCGCTGCAGATTGCGCAGAAATATCTCCAGTGGGCGGCGGACTACCGGGAAAACCAGATTACGATCATTTACGACACCATGTGGGACGGCACACGGACCCTGGCGGAAAACATCGCCAAAGGCATCAAGCAGGAAGACGACAAGGTGACGGTGAAGCTCTACAACATCGCCCGCAGTGACATCAATGATGTGGTGACTGAAGTCTTTAAGTCCAAAGCGATTCTGCTGGGTTCACCGACCATCAACAAAGGGATTCTTAACGCGATGGCGGCGCTTCTGGAAATGATCACCGGGTTGAAATTCAAAAACAAAAAGGCAGCGGCGTTCGGCTGTTATGGCTGGAGCGGCGAGAGTGTCAGGCTTTTAAGTGATCACCTGGTTCACGCGGGGTTTGAAGTCGTTGGTGGCGGTCTGAAAACCATGTGGCAACCGGGCGAGGAGGAACAGTTGCAGGCGCTGGCTTTCGGGAAGGACTTTGCGGGAAAGGTGTGA
- a CDS encoding pilus assembly protein, translating to MSPLDKTDTITSMDEKLRLRKSLQEITNRIHAAKNFRQILVDLKDGILNLFNAYSITLYVVDKPRNEIYSMFMAGSQLKEIRVPISNQSIAGYVANTFNVVNIKDAYNQAELKAIDFELTFDSSWDKKSGFKTKQIFAAPIFYEDQLMGVIQILNKKKGDSKFTEEEVGLVMEIVEVLGVAFYNQQRLERRRKTRFDFLITRGLLKEEELEAAWEEARNEKESVERYLMRKYKISKDDIGHSFEEFYRCRFIDYNDKIIIPGDLILNLKKDYLQRELWVPLEKIDTNIHVIVDDPNNVLKRDTIENLLKTKKVKYDVALPEDILKYINLFFHSPEDEHSFTELLGQMDDQDQGVADDEGGEAVMESDSVIMQLVNKIINDASARRVSDIHIEPNIGKKNVEIRFRVDGDCAIYQALPFSYRQALISRVKIMSNLDITEKRKPQDGKIKFRRASGDDLELRVATIPTQGGVEDIVMRLLAKSDTMLPLDGMGLLKRNYDGMVDVITKPYGMILVVGPTGSGKTTTLHSALHHINTPDRKIWTAEDPVEITQYGLRQVQVQAKIGFDFAAAMRAFLRADPDVIMVGEMRDYETAKTGVEASLTGHLVFSTLHTNSAPETIVRLLDMGIDPLNFADALLGILAQRLVRTLCKSCKEEYHPSKEEYDEIVLAYGAEDFAKLGVSYNADFKLYRSKGCDACDKSGYKGRMGIHELVIATDTIKKLIMKKEPVEVLRAKSMEEGMTTLLQDGIQKSLKGITDFKQVRRVCIK from the coding sequence ATGAGTCCTCTGGATAAAACCGACACAATAACCAGCATGGATGAAAAGCTGCGATTGCGTAAAAGTCTTCAGGAAATCACCAACCGCATCCATGCGGCCAAGAACTTCCGGCAGATACTGGTTGATTTAAAAGACGGCATCCTGAACTTATTCAACGCATACTCCATTACACTTTATGTTGTCGACAAACCCCGCAACGAAATATATTCCATGTTCATGGCGGGTTCTCAGCTTAAGGAAATTCGCGTCCCGATCAGCAATCAAAGCATTGCCGGATATGTCGCCAATACCTTCAATGTTGTTAATATCAAGGATGCCTACAATCAGGCGGAACTCAAGGCCATTGATTTTGAGCTGACTTTCGATTCCAGCTGGGATAAAAAATCGGGGTTCAAAACCAAACAGATTTTTGCCGCTCCGATTTTTTACGAAGATCAGCTCATGGGCGTTATCCAGATCCTCAACAAAAAAAAGGGAGACAGCAAATTCACCGAAGAAGAAGTCGGACTGGTTATGGAAATCGTCGAAGTTTTAGGCGTTGCCTTTTATAATCAGCAACGTTTGGAACGCCGCCGTAAGACACGCTTCGATTTTCTGATTACCCGCGGTCTGCTCAAAGAGGAAGAACTGGAAGCGGCCTGGGAGGAGGCGCGCAATGAAAAGGAATCCGTCGAGCGATATCTGATGCGGAAGTACAAAATTTCCAAGGACGATATCGGCCACTCCTTTGAAGAATTTTACCGCTGCCGGTTTATTGATTATAACGATAAAATAATTATCCCCGGCGATTTAATTCTGAACCTGAAGAAAGACTACCTCCAGCGTGAACTGTGGGTGCCTCTGGAAAAAATTGACACCAATATTCACGTCATTGTCGATGATCCCAACAATGTCCTGAAAAGAGACACCATTGAAAACCTTTTGAAAACAAAAAAAGTGAAGTATGACGTCGCCCTGCCTGAAGATATTTTAAAATACATTAACCTCTTTTTTCATTCCCCCGAAGACGAGCATTCTTTCACGGAACTGCTGGGGCAGATGGATGACCAGGATCAGGGTGTGGCGGATGATGAAGGCGGCGAAGCGGTCATGGAATCCGACAGCGTCATCATGCAGCTTGTCAATAAGATTATTAACGATGCTTCCGCCCGACGGGTGTCTGATATTCATATCGAACCCAATATCGGTAAAAAAAATGTGGAAATCCGTTTCCGCGTTGACGGTGACTGTGCCATCTACCAGGCGCTTCCTTTCAGTTACCGGCAGGCGCTGATCTCGCGTGTCAAGATCATGTCGAACCTGGATATTACCGAAAAAAGAAAACCGCAGGACGGCAAAATCAAATTCCGGCGAGCCTCCGGCGATGACCTGGAGCTGCGCGTAGCCACCATTCCCACTCAGGGCGGTGTGGAAGACATCGTCATGCGCCTTCTGGCCAAAAGTGACACCATGCTCCCTCTGGACGGCATGGGTCTCCTGAAACGCAATTATGACGGAATGGTGGATGTGATCACCAAACCCTATGGAATGATTTTAGTCGTCGGTCCGACCGGTTCCGGTAAAACAACTACGCTCCATTCAGCTCTCCACCATATTAACACGCCGGATAGAAAAATCTGGACCGCTGAAGACCCGGTGGAAATCACACAATACGGACTGCGCCAGGTGCAGGTGCAAGCCAAAATCGGTTTTGATTTTGCGGCAGCCATGCGCGCTTTCCTTCGTGCCGACCCTGATGTCATCATGGTTGGTGAAATGCGCGATTATGAAACGGCAAAAACGGGCGTCGAAGCGTCACTTACCGGGCATCTTGTTTTCAGCACACTGCATACCAACAGCGCTCCGGAAACCATCGTCCGTCTGCTGGACATGGGCATCGATCCGCTGAACTTCGCCGATGCTTTGCTGGGTATTCTCGCCCAGCGCCTTGTTCGTACGCTCTGCAAAAGCTGCAAAGAAGAATATCATCCGTCAAAAGAGGAATACGATGAAATTGTTCTGGCATACGGCGCTGAAGATTTCGCTAAACTCGGCGTTTCGTATAACGCTGATTTTAAACTTTACCGCTCCAAAGGATGCGATGCCTGCGATAAGAGCGGCTACAAAGGCAGAATGGGCATTCACGAACTGGTCATAGCCACCGATACGATCAAAAAGCTGATCATGAAAAAAGAACCTGTGGAAGTTCTTCGAGCCAAATCCATGGAGGAAGGCATGACAACGCTTCTCCAGGACGGAATCCAAAAATCGCTCAAAGGCATCACGGATTTCAAACAAGTTCGCCGGGTTTGCATTAAATAA
- a CDS encoding glycine--tRNA ligase subunit beta produces the protein MSNELLFEIGTEEIPAAFLSKAVIDMDDIIRKTLTEKRIAFEGVRCLATPRRLLLTITDLAPKQEDQTIEKLGPSKKAAFDESGQPTKAALGFARGQGMEVSQLETIVTDKGEYLGSRKTIAGQPTETLLPDILKNFLVTIPFRKSMRWAAYDLRFARPVHWLLALYGGKIVPLKIEDIESGNTSCGHRFMSPAPFAVSGFEDYLNKARENFVIVDPAERKKLILEEARKAAAEIGGKLFYTEDLLETISFIVEYPVIVRGHFDEKYLNIPKEVLTTTMISHQKYFPVINDEGKLLPYFIAVSNTQARDIAVVASGNERVLRARLADASFFFEEDKKVPLEDRVESLKKVVFHTLLGTSHKKVMRFRKLAVKIAAKVKPAVKKNVDRAALLAKADLESLMVGEFSELQGIMGREYALLAGEKPEIANAIYEHYLPIVAGGDLPRTDEGAIVGIADKIDTIVGFFAVGMPPTGTADPYALRRQALGVINIILSRRYALSLNFLVDESLAAMKDVLKKPAEDIRRDVLDFFRGRLQNQLIAQGCAYDTVDAVLSTDIDDLVSVIERIQALAAFRQNPEFEPVSVAFKRVDNILKDFHEGQVDVNLLSHDAEIKLFSALENIKLRVEKGIAEKDFNAALNKLAALRPSVDAFFDHVMVMDKDEKIRFNRLSLLSEISALFHKIADFSKIVTAG, from the coding sequence ATGAGTAACGAACTGCTGTTTGAAATTGGTACCGAAGAAATTCCCGCCGCGTTTTTATCCAAGGCCGTCATTGATATGGATGACATCATCCGCAAAACACTTACGGAAAAACGCATCGCCTTTGAAGGCGTCCGCTGCCTGGCCACGCCGAGACGTCTGCTGCTCACGATCACGGATTTAGCGCCGAAACAGGAAGATCAGACTATCGAGAAGCTGGGACCGTCCAAAAAGGCGGCGTTTGATGAAAGCGGCCAACCGACAAAAGCCGCGCTGGGATTCGCCAGGGGCCAGGGCATGGAAGTCTCTCAGTTGGAAACCATCGTCACCGACAAGGGCGAGTATCTGGGTTCACGTAAAACCATCGCAGGCCAGCCGACTGAGACACTGCTTCCGGACATTCTCAAAAACTTTCTTGTCACCATCCCTTTTCGAAAATCCATGCGCTGGGCTGCTTACGACTTGCGTTTTGCCCGCCCTGTTCACTGGCTGCTGGCTCTTTACGGCGGCAAAATTGTTCCCCTGAAAATTGAAGATATTGAAAGCGGAAATACCTCCTGCGGTCATCGTTTCATGAGTCCCGCTCCTTTTGCTGTTTCAGGATTTGAAGATTATCTGAACAAAGCCAGAGAAAATTTCGTGATCGTTGATCCCGCTGAAAGAAAAAAATTAATTCTCGAAGAAGCCCGGAAGGCGGCAGCTGAAATCGGCGGAAAACTTTTCTATACGGAAGACCTGCTGGAAACCATCAGCTTCATTGTCGAATATCCGGTCATTGTGCGCGGGCACTTCGATGAAAAATATTTAAATATCCCTAAAGAAGTTCTCACCACCACGATGATCTCCCATCAGAAATATTTTCCCGTCATCAATGACGAGGGCAAACTGTTGCCCTACTTCATCGCAGTCAGCAACACCCAAGCCCGTGACATCGCTGTGGTAGCCAGCGGAAATGAAAGAGTGCTGCGGGCGCGCCTGGCCGACGCTTCGTTTTTCTTTGAGGAAGACAAGAAAGTTCCTCTGGAAGACAGGGTGGAATCTCTTAAGAAAGTCGTCTTTCACACGCTGCTGGGAACGTCGCATAAGAAAGTGATGCGCTTCCGCAAGCTGGCGGTCAAGATTGCCGCCAAAGTCAAGCCGGCCGTCAAGAAGAATGTGGACCGTGCCGCGCTTTTAGCCAAGGCTGATCTGGAATCACTCATGGTGGGTGAATTTTCGGAGCTCCAGGGCATTATGGGCCGCGAGTACGCGCTGTTAGCCGGCGAAAAACCAGAGATTGCCAACGCCATCTATGAACATTATTTACCGATTGTCGCCGGCGGCGACCTGCCCCGGACGGATGAAGGCGCCATTGTCGGCATTGCCGATAAAATCGATACCATTGTCGGCTTTTTCGCCGTGGGAATGCCTCCAACCGGAACAGCGGACCCCTATGCTCTGCGTCGTCAGGCGCTGGGTGTTATTAATATTATTTTATCGCGCCGCTATGCTCTGAGTCTTAACTTTCTGGTTGATGAGAGTCTGGCGGCAATGAAAGACGTTCTCAAAAAACCGGCCGAAGATATTAGAAGAGACGTTCTGGATTTTTTCAGGGGCCGTTTGCAAAATCAACTGATCGCCCAGGGTTGTGCTTACGATACAGTGGACGCGGTTCTGTCCACGGACATCGACGATCTTGTCTCGGTTATCGAAAGAATCCAGGCGCTCGCGGCTTTCCGGCAGAATCCGGAATTTGAACCTGTCTCGGTCGCCTTCAAACGGGTGGATAATATTCTCAAGGACTTTCACGAGGGTCAGGTTGACGTCAACCTGCTTTCCCATGACGCGGAAATCAAATTATTTTCGGCACTGGAAAATATTAAACTGCGTGTAGAAAAAGGCATCGCTGAAAAAGACTTCAACGCCGCATTGAACAAACTTGCCGCACTGCGTCCTTCCGTGGATGCATTTTTTGATCACGTTATGGTTATGGACAAAGATGAAAAAATCCGTTTCAATCGTTTATCACTTCTTTCGGAGATATCGGCGCTGTTTCATAAAATTGCTGATTTTTCGAAAATTGTAACCGCCGGCTGA
- the glyQ gene encoding glycine--tRNA ligase subunit alpha, producing MTFQELIFALEQYWHSQGCVIQQPYDMEVGAGTFHPATCLRALGPEPWNVAYVQPSRRPTDGRYGENPNRLQHYYQYQVIMKPSPVNIQELYLNSLKSFGIDPLEHDIRFVEDDWESPTLGAWGLGWEVWLDGMEISQFTYFQQVGGFDCNPVCAELTYGTERIAMYIQGINNVYDLQWTDKVKYGDVHHKGEVEFSTYNFEVADIPMLRKLFDMYEEEALRIAEKNLALPAYDYCLKCSHTFNLLNARGAISVAERTSYIGRVRNLARLSAELYMKQREELGYPLLKNS from the coding sequence GTGACTTTTCAGGAATTAATATTTGCACTTGAACAATACTGGCATTCTCAGGGCTGCGTCATCCAGCAGCCTTATGATATGGAAGTCGGCGCGGGAACGTTTCATCCCGCTACCTGCCTTCGCGCGCTGGGACCGGAACCATGGAACGTGGCTTATGTGCAGCCGTCAAGGCGGCCGACCGACGGCCGTTACGGCGAAAATCCCAACCGGCTTCAACACTATTACCAATATCAGGTGATCATGAAACCCTCGCCTGTCAATATCCAGGAGCTTTACCTCAACTCGCTTAAAAGCTTCGGCATTGATCCGCTGGAACACGACATCCGTTTCGTTGAGGACGACTGGGAATCTCCGACACTGGGCGCCTGGGGACTGGGATGGGAAGTCTGGCTGGACGGCATGGAAATCTCGCAGTTCACGTATTTCCAGCAGGTAGGAGGCTTCGACTGCAACCCCGTCTGCGCGGAACTGACTTATGGAACGGAACGCATCGCCATGTATATTCAGGGCATCAACAATGTCTATGATTTGCAGTGGACCGATAAAGTCAAGTACGGCGATGTCCACCACAAGGGCGAAGTGGAGTTTTCCACCTATAACTTTGAAGTAGCCGACATTCCCATGCTGCGCAAACTCTTTGACATGTATGAGGAAGAGGCCTTACGCATCGCCGAAAAAAATCTGGCGCTGCCCGCCTATGACTACTGTTTGAAATGCTCGCACACGTTCAATCTGCTCAACGCCCGCGGCGCAATCAGCGTGGCCGAACGCACAAGCTACATCGGCCGGGTCAGAAATCTGGCGCGCCTGAGCGCAGAACTCTACATGAAACAACGTGAAGAACTGGGATATCCCCTTTTAAAGAACTCATAA
- a CDS encoding NADH-dependent alcohol dehydrogenase, with protein MFNFIFHNPTRVLFGKGSVNQISGEIPKDARVLITYGGDSARRYGVLEQVKAVLSGYDITEFGGIEPNPEYETLLQGVSIARERKIDFLLAIGGGSVIDGTKFMSAAIPFNLDPYLLLDNAGSAITKSLPVGAVTTLPASGSEMNNRAIITRKAVMMKRGIMNPFLFPQFAVLDPTFTYTLPARQIGNGVVDTFVHVLEQYMTYPVSGHVQDRLAEGLLLLLLEEGPKALAEPENYDVRANLMWAATLGLNGLIGAGVPQDWSAHRLGYELTVLYGMDHARTLAVLVPAMLKVRARGKRQKLLQYAERVWGIDSGNELSRMDAAIDKTRLFFESMGLPTSLSGYGVVNVDIEQVMELLAAHGMVNMGENRDVTLDMMREILRRCS; from the coding sequence ATGTTTAATTTTATATTTCACAATCCCACCCGGGTTTTATTTGGTAAAGGCAGCGTTAATCAGATTTCCGGCGAAATACCGAAAGACGCCAGAGTCCTGATTACCTATGGCGGAGATAGCGCCAGACGCTATGGCGTACTGGAACAGGTGAAGGCTGTTTTGTCCGGTTATGACATCACCGAATTCGGCGGTATCGAACCGAATCCGGAATATGAAACGCTTCTGCAAGGGGTGTCCATTGCCCGCGAGAGGAAGATTGATTTTCTGCTGGCGATCGGCGGCGGTTCTGTGATTGACGGAACCAAGTTCATGTCAGCCGCCATTCCTTTCAATCTTGATCCGTATCTTTTGCTGGATAATGCGGGAAGCGCCATTACAAAGTCTTTGCCTGTTGGTGCCGTGACGACACTACCGGCCAGCGGTTCGGAAATGAATAACCGGGCGATTATTACGCGCAAAGCGGTTATGATGAAACGGGGCATCATGAATCCATTTTTGTTTCCCCAGTTTGCCGTGCTGGATCCCACGTTCACGTATACGCTGCCGGCAAGGCAAATCGGCAACGGGGTGGTGGATACCTTTGTTCATGTGCTGGAGCAGTACATGACCTACCCGGTTTCCGGGCATGTTCAGGATCGCCTGGCGGAAGGACTGCTGCTGCTTCTTCTTGAAGAGGGACCCAAGGCGCTTGCGGAACCTGAAAATTATGATGTGCGCGCCAATCTCATGTGGGCTGCCACCCTGGGGCTCAACGGTCTCATTGGTGCGGGCGTTCCTCAGGACTGGTCCGCTCATCGATTGGGGTATGAGTTGACGGTTTTATACGGGATGGATCATGCCCGGACACTGGCGGTACTGGTGCCGGCCATGCTCAAAGTCCGTGCACGTGGAAAAAGGCAAAAACTGTTGCAGTATGCAGAGCGCGTCTGGGGAATCGATTCGGGAAATGAATTGTCGCGAATGGATGCTGCGATTGATAAAACCCGCCTGTTTTTTGAGAGCATGGGTTTGCCGACATCTCTCAGCGGTTATGGTGTTGTGAATGTTGACATTGAACAAGTGATGGAGTTGCTTGCGGCGCATGGCATGGTCAACATGGGTGAAAACAGGGATGTCACACTGGACATGATGCGTGAAATACTGAGACGCTGTTCATAA
- a CDS encoding peptidase U32, producing MRRPELLIPAGNPEKLRTALLYGADAVYVGVPGLSLRAAQAEMSFDDLAAGIAEAHAQGVKVYGALNTFARNTDLETARRIIPGLTAAGVDALIVSDPGLVRLIRQIAPQTTLHLSTQANTTNIEAVRFWQDQGIQRIILARELNLREIGEIAAAVPGMELEIFVHGAMCMAYSGRCYLSAWRNRRSANQGDCTQPCRWEYRLSEATRPGDPVILEEDERFSYLLSSKDLCLIEYLSDVLASGITSVKIEGRMKSSYYVAVVTRTYRQALDTLIRQKEKYHCDPQWREELHKISHRGYTTGFAFAEEKINECSPHIKNIQTHEPAGIVSGYDEVRKEMLISVRNHLKAGEAVELLLAHETIKIDTRILLDESGNSIDQAHAGNQIRLPLPSPAPSGALLRKAITTGKQTIG from the coding sequence ATGCGCCGACCGGAATTACTCATCCCCGCCGGCAATCCGGAAAAATTACGCACCGCCTTGCTCTATGGCGCCGATGCTGTTTATGTCGGCGTTCCGGGTTTGAGTTTGCGCGCGGCGCAGGCCGAAATGTCTTTCGATGATCTGGCGGCAGGCATTGCCGAAGCGCACGCTCAAGGCGTCAAGGTTTACGGCGCCCTCAATACATTCGCCCGCAACACCGATCTGGAAACTGCGCGAAGAATTATCCCCGGATTAACGGCGGCGGGTGTGGACGCTCTGATTGTCAGCGATCCCGGTTTGGTTCGATTAATCCGTCAAATCGCCCCGCAGACCACCCTGCATCTCAGTACACAGGCCAATACGACCAATATCGAAGCCGTTCGTTTCTGGCAGGATCAGGGCATCCAGAGGATCATTCTGGCGAGGGAGCTTAATTTACGTGAAATTGGGGAAATTGCCGCGGCGGTCCCCGGCATGGAACTGGAAATATTCGTCCATGGCGCCATGTGCATGGCTTATTCCGGACGCTGTTATCTTTCGGCCTGGCGCAACAGGCGCAGCGCCAACCAGGGAGATTGCACCCAGCCCTGCCGCTGGGAATACAGGCTATCGGAAGCAACGCGCCCCGGCGACCCTGTCATTCTGGAAGAAGATGAACGCTTCAGCTATTTGCTGAGTTCAAAAGACTTATGTCTGATCGAATATCTGTCCGATGTCTTGGCATCCGGCATCACCAGCGTAAAAATTGAAGGCCGGATGAAATCATCTTATTATGTGGCGGTTGTTACCCGAACCTATCGGCAGGCGCTCGACACATTAATCCGACAAAAAGAAAAATACCACTGCGACCCGCAATGGCGGGAGGAGCTCCACAAAATATCTCATCGCGGCTATACAACCGGCTTTGCTTTTGCTGAAGAAAAAATAAACGAATGCAGCCCTCACATTAAAAATATTCAGACGCATGAACCAGCGGGAATTGTTTCAGGCTATGATGAAGTCCGGAAAGAAATGCTCATTTCCGTCCGCAACCATCTGAAAGCGGGAGAAGCCGTGGAGTTGTTGCTTGCTCATGAAACAATTAAAATCGATACGCGAATCCTTCTGGATGAAAGCGGAAACAGCATCGATCAAGCCCATGCAGGCAATCAGATCCGGCTTCCGCTGCCGTCCCCGGCGCCGTCCGGCGCTCTTTTGCGCAAAGCAATCACGACAGGCAAGCAGACTATCGGCTGA
- the recO gene encoding DNA repair protein RecO — translation MSTRESHKAAGFVLKSLSYGESDLIITFYSREFGKIKGIAKGAKRSKKRFANVFEPFSLTNIIFSRKNRDALAFIESCDIIDHYSPIRQDLEKTLTASYFIDLTDHFSPEGKSNDDLFMLLADFLTLLVRENVSDAAIRFFEMRLLKITGFEPSLTACVNCKTPVTNGKIYYFFPKEGGITCAACARPERYDQSVSAGTVRTLLLGKDMDIEKMKMVSMPESLACESRNILCGFITHVLGKEVKSLKVMEQVRRYCP, via the coding sequence ATGAGCACCAGAGAAAGCCATAAAGCCGCCGGTTTTGTTTTGAAAAGTTTAAGCTACGGTGAATCGGACCTCATCATCACCTTTTACAGCCGAGAGTTCGGCAAGATCAAGGGAATCGCCAAAGGCGCCAAAAGAAGCAAAAAACGTTTTGCCAACGTCTTCGAACCGTTTTCGCTGACCAATATTATTTTCTCGCGAAAAAATCGCGACGCTCTGGCCTTTATTGAATCCTGCGACATTATCGATCATTATTCACCCATCCGTCAGGATCTGGAAAAAACCCTGACCGCCTCCTATTTCATTGATCTGACCGATCACTTCAGTCCGGAAGGAAAATCCAACGATGATCTGTTTATGCTGCTGGCGGATTTTCTGACTTTGCTGGTGCGGGAAAACGTTTCAGACGCGGCGATACGGTTTTTTGAAATGCGCCTTTTGAAAATTACCGGATTCGAACCGTCGCTCACAGCCTGCGTAAACTGTAAAACGCCCGTGACCAACGGCAAGATTTACTACTTTTTTCCGAAAGAAGGCGGCATTACCTGCGCCGCGTGCGCCCGGCCGGAGCGATACGATCAAAGCGTCTCCGCCGGCACCGTCCGTACACTGCTTTTGGGAAAAGACATGGACATTGAAAAAATGAAAATGGTCAGCATGCCGGAGAGCCTTGCCTGCGAATCCCGTAATATCCTCTGCGGTTTCATTACTCACGTGCTGGGCAAAGAAGTCAAATCCCTGAAAGTCATGGAACAGGTGCGCAGGTATTGCCCTTAA